In Geitlerinema sp. PCC 9228, the following are encoded in one genomic region:
- a CDS encoding energy-coupling factor ABC transporter ATP-binding protein, producing the protein MNRSPSVTPPTAIQVQDLHFQWSNGVTILDNCSLQVRSGEFWMLLGANGSGKSTLLRLLAGLLAPQSGEIYIQPPVGFVFQNPDRQLVMPTVGADIAFGLVEEQLSFPEIRARVDEALETVNLLGLQRRPIYALSGGQKQRVAIAGAIARHCHTLLLDEPTALLDPDGQIDLVVQVRNLVRTKQITALWVTHRLDELDYCDGAFLLEEGKVVDSGDPQRLKQRLTRTFA; encoded by the coding sequence ATGAACCGTTCGCCATCGGTGACCCCCCCAACAGCCATTCAAGTCCAAGACCTGCACTTCCAATGGTCTAACGGTGTTACAATCTTGGACAACTGTTCCCTGCAAGTGCGCTCGGGAGAATTTTGGATGCTTCTGGGTGCCAACGGCAGCGGCAAATCTACGCTGCTGCGGCTCTTGGCAGGGTTACTCGCCCCCCAATCTGGGGAAATCTATATTCAGCCACCCGTCGGTTTTGTGTTTCAAAATCCCGACCGGCAGTTGGTCATGCCCACAGTGGGGGCAGACATTGCCTTTGGGTTGGTTGAAGAACAACTTTCCTTTCCCGAAATTCGCGCCCGAGTAGACGAAGCCCTAGAAACGGTCAACTTGCTGGGATTGCAGCGACGCCCTATTTATGCCCTCAGCGGCGGTCAAAAGCAACGGGTGGCCATTGCTGGCGCGATCGCACGTCACTGCCACACTTTGCTTTTGGACGAACCCACCGCTTTGCTCGATCCGGACGGTCAAATTGACTTGGTGGTGCAGGTACGCAACCTGGTGCGCACCAAGCAGATTACGGCCCTGTGGGTCACCCACCGTCTGGACGAACTGGACTACTGCGATGGTGCTTTTTTGCTAGAGGAAGGCAAAGTGGTGGATAGCGGCGATCCGCAACGGCTGAAACAGCGTTTGACCAGAACTTTCGCCTAG